The following coding sequences are from one Mycolicibacterium aichiense window:
- a CDS encoding site-2 protease family protein produces MSVRPLRQSVRPSPVFLVIVAITVAGGVLAWLAAETVRPLAYVGVFIFVIAGWVVSLCLHEFGHAYTAWRFGDHDVAIRGYLTLNPLKYTSPLLSLALPLLFIALGGIGLPGGAVYVRTFFMTPRQRTLVSLAGPAANLLLAVVLLVATRMFYDPAHGVFWSAVAFLGFLQITALLLNLLPIPGLDGYGALEPHLSPETQRAVAPAKQFGFLFLLVLLLAPAMNRWFFSVVFWFFDLSGVPGGLAAIGSALTRFWSAWL; encoded by the coding sequence GTGAGCGTTCGACCGCTGCGCCAGTCGGTGCGGCCCAGCCCCGTCTTCCTGGTGATCGTTGCGATCACTGTTGCCGGTGGGGTGCTGGCCTGGCTGGCCGCCGAAACCGTGCGGCCGCTGGCCTACGTCGGGGTGTTCATCTTCGTCATCGCCGGCTGGGTGGTGTCGCTGTGCCTGCACGAGTTCGGCCACGCGTACACGGCCTGGCGCTTCGGCGATCACGATGTGGCGATCCGCGGCTACCTGACCCTCAACCCGTTGAAGTACACCAGTCCGCTGCTGTCGCTGGCTCTTCCGCTGCTGTTCATCGCCCTCGGCGGCATCGGGCTGCCGGGGGGCGCGGTCTACGTCCGCACCTTCTTCATGACGCCGCGACAACGCACCCTGGTCAGCTTGGCGGGCCCGGCAGCCAATCTGCTGCTGGCCGTCGTGCTGCTGGTGGCCACCCGAATGTTCTACGACCCCGCCCACGGCGTGTTCTGGTCAGCGGTGGCGTTCCTGGGGTTCCTGCAGATCACCGCCCTGCTGCTGAATCTGCTGCCGATTCCGGGCCTGGACGGCTACGGCGCGCTCGAGCCACACCTGAGCCCTGAAACGCAGCGAGCGGTGGCCCCGGCCAAGCAGTTCGGGTTCTTGTTCCTGCTGGTTCTGCTGCTGGCCCCAGCCATGAACCGATGGTTCTTCTCGGTGGTCTTCTGGTTCTTCGACCTCTCCGGAGTGCCCGGCGGTCTGGCGGCGATCGGGTCTGCGCTGACCCGGTTCTGGTCGGCCTGGCTCTGA
- a CDS encoding SDR family oxidoreductase, translating to MATTNLRDRVVVVTGGARGIGAATASAFVRAGAKVAIGDVDIAQSELTAAEIGCWWGEVDVTDRASYQCFLDSVTDALGPLGVLINNAGIMPVTPAVEESADSIQRQLAINVAGVIYGTQLAMERMGPRHCGHVVNVASAAARMGFGGVSTYTATKFAVAGFTEAVALEAAASGITFTTVYPGMVRTELSAGLSDHWLLRTCAPEVVADAIVEAVRRGRRSVYVPRRLGPLTAVYGLLPARARAAAMGLLGADHRMLDGDGDVRRSYDSRISEGLQN from the coding sequence ATGGCAACAACGAACCTGAGGGACCGCGTCGTGGTGGTGACCGGCGGTGCCCGCGGCATCGGAGCGGCGACCGCGTCGGCGTTCGTCCGGGCCGGAGCCAAAGTGGCCATCGGCGATGTCGACATCGCGCAGTCGGAACTGACGGCGGCCGAGATCGGCTGCTGGTGGGGCGAGGTCGACGTGACGGACCGGGCCAGCTACCAGTGCTTCCTGGACTCGGTGACCGACGCCCTCGGCCCGCTCGGCGTGTTGATCAACAACGCCGGCATCATGCCGGTGACGCCGGCGGTCGAGGAATCGGCCGACTCGATTCAGCGCCAACTCGCCATCAACGTGGCCGGGGTCATCTACGGAACCCAACTCGCGATGGAGCGGATGGGGCCGCGGCACTGCGGTCACGTCGTCAATGTCGCGTCCGCTGCGGCCCGAATGGGCTTCGGCGGAGTGTCGACCTACACCGCCACCAAGTTCGCGGTCGCCGGTTTCACCGAAGCCGTCGCCCTCGAGGCCGCCGCGAGTGGCATCACCTTCACCACCGTCTACCCGGGCATGGTGAGAACGGAGCTTTCCGCCGGGCTCTCCGACCACTGGCTCCTGCGGACCTGCGCCCCCGAGGTGGTCGCCGACGCGATCGTGGAGGCGGTTCGCCGCGGCAGACGATCGGTGTACGTGCCGCGCCGGCTCGGCCCGCTGACCGCCGTCTACGGACTACTGCCCGCCCGGGCTCGCGCTGCGGCGATGGGCCTACTCGGTGCCGACCACCGGATGCTCGACGGAGACGGCGACGTCCGCCGGTCTTACGACTCGCGGATCAGTGAGGGCCTCCAGAACTGA
- a CDS encoding aldehyde dehydrogenase family protein, with protein sequence MSDVVALVRAGQPAWAALPVSSRVRWLARYRDWLWDNQSRLEGLLMRETGKPATEAGLEIPYVIEAINYHSRRAPRLLADRRPRPHGMLAITKRQLIVQRPYPVVGVITPWNFPLGLSLLDAVPALLAGCAVVVKPSELTPSAVSAAIAGWADIGAPQVLDVVCGGADHGAAVADTVDFIQFTGSARTGRAIARTAAERLVPCALELGGKDAMIVLDDADVTRAANAAVWGAMANCGQMCVSVERVYVESAVYDEFVARVVAEATRLRTGIDMGRFTNRAQADVVRRHRDDAIARGAAELIGHGEGPTVLTDTDHDMVCMTEETFGPLLPIVRVDDEDEAVRLANDSRYGLSAVVFSGDAHRAERIARRIDAGAVNINDVFANLFTLALPQAGWKESGLGSRGGSDAVLKFCRPQAIVAARVAPARELTWYPYTPVRRAIMRRVSRLIGARGLRRRFA encoded by the coding sequence GTGAGCGACGTCGTGGCACTGGTGCGGGCCGGACAGCCGGCATGGGCGGCGCTGCCCGTCTCGAGCCGGGTGCGGTGGCTGGCGCGGTATCGGGACTGGCTGTGGGATAACCAGTCCCGACTGGAAGGCCTGCTCATGCGGGAGACCGGCAAGCCGGCCACCGAAGCGGGGCTGGAGATTCCCTACGTCATCGAGGCGATCAACTACCACAGCAGGCGGGCACCGCGGTTGCTCGCCGACCGTCGTCCGCGTCCCCACGGGATGCTGGCGATCACCAAGCGGCAGTTGATCGTTCAGCGGCCTTATCCGGTGGTCGGTGTCATCACGCCGTGGAACTTCCCGCTCGGGCTTTCGCTCTTGGACGCCGTGCCTGCGCTGCTGGCCGGGTGCGCGGTCGTGGTCAAACCGTCGGAGCTGACCCCGTCGGCGGTGTCTGCGGCTATCGCCGGGTGGGCGGATATCGGTGCGCCGCAGGTTCTCGATGTGGTGTGCGGCGGCGCCGACCACGGTGCCGCCGTGGCCGACACCGTGGACTTCATTCAATTCACCGGATCCGCGCGCACCGGGCGTGCCATCGCGAGGACGGCTGCCGAGCGCCTGGTGCCCTGCGCTCTCGAACTGGGCGGCAAGGACGCCATGATTGTCCTCGACGACGCGGACGTGACTCGGGCCGCCAACGCCGCGGTGTGGGGAGCGATGGCCAACTGCGGTCAGATGTGCGTGTCGGTCGAACGCGTGTATGTCGAGTCGGCGGTCTACGACGAGTTCGTGGCACGGGTCGTCGCCGAAGCGACGCGGTTGCGCACCGGGATTGACATGGGACGCTTCACGAACCGGGCCCAGGCCGATGTGGTGCGCCGACACCGTGATGACGCGATAGCCCGCGGCGCAGCCGAGTTGATCGGGCACGGCGAGGGGCCGACGGTACTCACCGACACCGACCACGACATGGTGTGCATGACGGAGGAAACCTTCGGACCTCTGCTGCCGATCGTGCGCGTCGACGATGAGGACGAGGCTGTGCGACTGGCCAACGACTCCCGTTACGGCCTGTCGGCGGTGGTGTTCAGCGGTGATGCGCACCGTGCCGAACGCATCGCTCGGCGCATCGACGCGGGCGCGGTCAACATCAACGATGTGTTCGCTAACTTGTTCACCTTGGCACTGCCGCAGGCCGGGTGGAAAGAGTCCGGCCTGGGATCCCGGGGCGGCAGTGACGCGGTCCTGAAGTTCTGCCGACCGCAGGCGATCGTCGCGGCGCGAGTCGCTCCCGCCCGAGAGCTCACCTGGTACCCGTACACGCCGGTGCGCCGAGCGATCATGCGCCGGGTGTCGCGGTTGATCGGCGCACGTGGGCTGCGGCGCCGGTTCGCATAG
- a CDS encoding AMP-binding protein: protein MTKDLVNFLRAVAVLQRRGMINLTNPIQLATAAAALRHYGSFGGLVSYTAARYGDAPALTDERGTLTFRQLDQMSNSVARVLLSRRPGHDFTIGLLNRGHRGVIVALAAAGKAGLRTVLLNTGFAGPQLRDVCVRERIGLVLADQEFCELLAALPDGVDVLLNWSEEGATRAVLDDLASSQSADPMPYPSHPGGVVLLTSGTTGTPKGAPRDRISPVQSAQLLDRIPWPAGSCYVVAAPLFHATGLATTTVGLALGNHIALSRRFDPSAVLAAAEEHRAGAIILVPTMLSRILDLGPDEIDRYDTSSLKLIFAAGSALSPGVCRRTLHTFGDVLYNLYGSTEVATAAVATPDELRIAPGTVGRPPVGCRIAAYDANDRVITRPGQSGTLYVSSGLSFSGYTDGGSKKVLDGLMSSGDTGHFDDHGLWFVDGRDDDMIVSGGENVYPVEVENLLGDHPGIAEAAVVGVPDPDFGQRLCAFVVVQDGTALDADAVRAHVRNRLARHKIPRDVVFLDALPRNETGKVLKRDLMAGAAE, encoded by the coding sequence ATGACCAAGGACCTGGTGAACTTCCTGCGTGCCGTCGCGGTGCTGCAACGACGAGGGATGATCAACCTGACCAATCCCATCCAATTAGCCACCGCGGCCGCAGCGTTACGGCACTACGGATCGTTCGGTGGATTGGTCAGCTACACCGCCGCCCGCTACGGCGACGCGCCCGCTCTGACCGATGAACGCGGAACGCTGACGTTTCGTCAGCTCGATCAGATGTCCAACTCCGTGGCGCGGGTCCTGCTGAGCCGCCGGCCCGGCCACGACTTTACGATCGGCTTGCTCAACCGCGGCCATCGCGGTGTCATCGTGGCCCTGGCCGCTGCGGGAAAGGCAGGCCTGCGAACGGTTCTGCTGAACACCGGGTTCGCCGGTCCGCAGCTGCGTGACGTGTGCGTACGCGAGCGGATCGGACTGGTGCTCGCCGATCAGGAGTTCTGCGAGCTGTTGGCCGCGCTGCCGGATGGCGTGGACGTGCTGCTGAACTGGTCGGAGGAGGGCGCCACTCGAGCCGTGCTCGACGACCTGGCGTCGAGCCAGTCCGCCGACCCCATGCCGTATCCGTCCCACCCCGGCGGAGTGGTCCTCCTGACCAGCGGGACCACCGGAACCCCCAAGGGGGCCCCACGCGACCGGATCAGCCCGGTGCAGTCCGCTCAGCTTCTCGACCGTATCCCGTGGCCGGCCGGCAGCTGCTATGTCGTGGCGGCACCGCTCTTCCACGCCACCGGATTAGCCACGACCACAGTCGGTTTGGCCCTGGGAAACCACATCGCTCTGTCCAGGCGGTTCGACCCATCGGCCGTGCTCGCCGCGGCCGAGGAGCACCGAGCGGGTGCCATCATCCTGGTGCCGACCATGCTCAGCAGGATCCTCGACCTCGGACCCGACGAGATCGACCGGTACGACACCTCGTCCCTGAAGCTGATCTTCGCGGCCGGCTCCGCGCTGTCCCCGGGGGTATGCCGTCGTACCCTGCACACCTTCGGCGACGTGCTCTACAACCTCTACGGCTCGACCGAGGTTGCCACCGCCGCCGTCGCGACTCCCGACGAACTGCGCATCGCGCCGGGCACCGTCGGGCGTCCCCCGGTCGGTTGCCGTATCGCGGCCTATGACGCGAACGACCGGGTGATCACGCGCCCGGGGCAGAGTGGAACGCTGTATGTGTCCAGCGGCCTGAGCTTTTCGGGGTACACCGACGGTGGCAGCAAGAAGGTCCTGGACGGCTTGATGTCCTCCGGTGACACCGGCCACTTCGATGATCACGGCCTGTGGTTCGTCGACGGACGCGACGACGACATGATCGTCTCCGGCGGAGAGAACGTGTATCCGGTCGAGGTGGAGAACCTCCTCGGCGACCATCCCGGCATAGCCGAAGCCGCGGTGGTGGGTGTACCGGATCCGGACTTCGGCCAGCGATTGTGCGCGTTCGTCGTCGTCCAGGACGGCACGGCTCTCGACGCCGACGCGGTGCGGGCCCACGTGCGCAATCGGTTGGCCCGTCACAAGATCCCGCGAGACGTGGTCTTCCTCGACGCATTGCCCCGCAACGAGACTGGCAAGGTGCTCAAGCGAGATCTGATGGCCGGAGCCGCGGAGTGA
- a CDS encoding alpha/beta fold hydrolase, with protein sequence MITIGTGCYDGVRTRVLSVDGDGPPIVLLHGYADSADTWRAVLGQLEAAGRSAVAVDLPGFGWAERRRRGPMLPQFDTFVDALLDDRGPAVLVGNSLGAATAVRAAARNPAAVQAVLALNDPLNARHLPARLARGRRLPPQVWHTAAMLPIPATVLRWATAKAVRHMLYGPGALADPAVVARWRRTVGGPAALATLGRYAFQYAHETADGHRDLQITCPAVVAHGARDRIIPVDASRTLHQQIAGSALVVLPRSGHCPQLDDPHEVVRLILGLP encoded by the coding sequence ATGATCACCATCGGCACGGGTTGCTACGACGGCGTGCGCACCCGGGTCCTGTCGGTGGACGGTGACGGGCCGCCGATCGTGTTGCTGCACGGCTACGCGGATTCTGCCGACACCTGGCGGGCTGTGCTCGGGCAGCTCGAGGCCGCCGGCCGGTCGGCCGTCGCGGTCGACCTACCCGGATTCGGGTGGGCGGAGCGGCGACGACGCGGCCCGATGCTGCCACAGTTCGATACCTTCGTCGATGCGCTGCTCGACGACCGCGGGCCTGCCGTGCTTGTCGGGAACTCGTTGGGTGCGGCGACCGCGGTGCGCGCTGCGGCCCGTAATCCGGCTGCAGTGCAGGCGGTTCTGGCGCTCAACGACCCGCTCAACGCTCGCCACCTGCCCGCCCGGCTTGCCCGCGGCAGGCGGCTTCCACCGCAGGTATGGCACACCGCGGCGATGCTGCCGATCCCGGCGACGGTGCTGCGGTGGGCGACCGCCAAGGCTGTCCGCCACATGCTCTACGGGCCGGGCGCCCTTGCTGATCCCGCCGTCGTCGCTCGATGGCGGCGCACAGTCGGGGGTCCCGCGGCATTGGCAACGTTGGGCCGCTATGCGTTCCAGTACGCGCATGAAACGGCCGACGGGCATCGCGATCTGCAGATCACCTGTCCCGCAGTAGTCGCACACGGCGCCAGGGACCGCATCATTCCGGTCGACGCCAGCCGTACCCTGCACCAGCAGATCGCGGGCAGCGCCCTCGTCGTGCTGCCGCGCTCCGGGCATTGCCCGCAGCTCGACGACCCGCACGAGGTCGTGCGACTGATCCTGGGGTTGCCATGA
- a CDS encoding acyl-CoA dehydrogenase family protein gives MIEWSETDIIMRDTVREFIAKEIRPHIEELEDGSRSPYPIARKLFSEFGLDVMAAEAVKTMLDRERAKAESRDSAPSKSKGAGLGELGAQASMAAILVTELAAVSIGLLSTIGVSLGLGASTIMSRGTLAQKERWLPELMTLEKIAAWAITEPDAGSDAFGGMKTYVRRDGSDYLLNGQKTFITNGPDADVIVVYAKLDEGPGSDVGKRDRPVLTFVLDAGMPGLTQGKPFKKMGMMSSPTGELFFDNVRLGPDRLLGETEQHGGGDGRESARANFAGERIGIALMSLGIINECHRLCVDYAKTRTLWGKNIGQFQLIQLKLAQIEVARINVQNMVFQTLEALSRGRMPSLAEASAIKLYSSQAATEVAMEAVQLFGGNGYMAEYGVERLARDAKSLMIYAGSNEVQVTHIAKGLLSA, from the coding sequence ATGATCGAATGGTCGGAGACCGACATCATCATGCGTGACACCGTGCGGGAGTTCATCGCCAAGGAGATCCGGCCGCATATCGAGGAGCTCGAGGACGGAAGCCGGTCGCCGTATCCGATCGCGCGAAAGCTGTTCAGCGAGTTCGGCCTCGACGTGATGGCAGCTGAAGCGGTGAAGACGATGCTGGATCGGGAACGGGCGAAGGCGGAGTCCCGCGACTCGGCACCGTCGAAGTCCAAGGGCGCGGGGCTGGGTGAGCTGGGCGCCCAGGCGTCGATGGCTGCCATCCTGGTGACCGAACTCGCCGCGGTGAGCATCGGTCTGCTGTCCACCATCGGGGTCAGCCTTGGCCTCGGCGCCTCGACGATCATGTCGCGCGGGACGCTGGCGCAGAAGGAGCGTTGGCTCCCGGAACTGATGACGCTGGAGAAGATCGCGGCCTGGGCGATCACCGAGCCCGACGCCGGTTCCGACGCCTTTGGTGGCATGAAAACCTATGTGCGGCGCGATGGCTCGGACTATCTCCTCAACGGCCAGAAGACGTTCATCACCAACGGTCCGGACGCCGATGTCATCGTGGTCTACGCGAAGCTCGACGAGGGCCCGGGTTCCGATGTCGGCAAGCGCGACCGGCCCGTGCTCACCTTCGTCCTCGATGCCGGTATGCCGGGGCTGACCCAGGGCAAGCCGTTCAAGAAGATGGGCATGATGTCCTCGCCCACCGGGGAGCTGTTCTTCGACAACGTCCGGCTCGGACCCGACCGGCTGCTCGGCGAGACCGAACAGCACGGCGGGGGTGACGGTCGCGAGAGTGCTCGGGCCAACTTTGCCGGTGAACGGATCGGTATCGCATTGATGTCACTGGGCATCATCAACGAGTGTCACCGACTGTGCGTCGACTATGCCAAAACTCGCACGTTGTGGGGTAAGAACATCGGCCAGTTCCAGTTGATCCAGCTGAAGCTGGCCCAGATCGAAGTTGCTCGAATCAATGTGCAGAACATGGTGTTCCAGACGTTGGAGGCGCTCAGCCGTGGCCGCATGCCGTCACTGGCGGAGGCATCGGCCATCAAGCTCTACTCATCGCAGGCGGCTACCGAAGTGGCGATGGAGGCTGTACAGCTGTTCGGCGGCAACGGATACATGGCGGAGTACGGCGTGGAACGGCTTGCCCGTGACGCCAAGTCGCTGATGATCTACGCGGGCAGCAACGAGGTGCAGGTGACTCATATCGCCAAGGGACTGCTCTCGGCATGA
- a CDS encoding SDR family oxidoreductase, whose protein sequence is MGILDGRVAVITGAGRGIGREHALLFAREGALVVVNDLGGSNTGEGADSGPAHEVVAEITAAGGRAVANGDNISSWAGAKSLVQQAIDEYGRLDVLVNNAGILRDAFIAGMDESQWDAVVTVHLKGHFAMLHHASEYWKAQAKSGEQPMAAVINTASGSGLTIPNAGQANYGAAKAGIAALTLIAAEELERYGVRVNAIAPIARTRLTLATPGMGALMAEPEDGGLDLFAPANISPLVAYLASEKCPLTGQVYAVQGGAISLLKGWHDVETIETDEVWEIDDIAARLPGA, encoded by the coding sequence ATGGGAATTCTGGACGGACGGGTTGCCGTCATCACCGGTGCCGGCCGCGGGATAGGCCGCGAGCACGCGCTCCTGTTCGCTCGTGAGGGTGCCCTCGTGGTCGTCAACGATCTGGGTGGCTCGAACACCGGTGAGGGTGCCGATTCCGGCCCGGCACACGAGGTGGTCGCGGAGATCACCGCCGCGGGCGGCCGCGCGGTCGCCAACGGCGACAACATCTCCAGCTGGGCGGGTGCCAAGAGCCTCGTGCAGCAGGCGATCGACGAGTACGGCCGCCTCGACGTGCTGGTGAACAACGCCGGCATTCTGCGCGACGCGTTCATCGCCGGGATGGACGAGTCGCAGTGGGACGCCGTGGTCACGGTGCACCTCAAGGGTCACTTCGCGATGCTGCATCATGCGTCGGAGTATTGGAAGGCGCAGGCGAAGTCCGGTGAGCAGCCGATGGCTGCGGTGATCAACACGGCATCGGGATCCGGGCTCACCATCCCGAATGCGGGCCAGGCCAATTACGGTGCGGCCAAGGCGGGCATCGCCGCGCTGACCCTGATCGCCGCCGAGGAGTTGGAGCGCTACGGCGTGCGGGTCAACGCGATTGCCCCGATCGCGCGCACGCGCCTCACGCTCGCCACGCCGGGAATGGGCGCGCTCATGGCCGAACCGGAGGACGGCGGACTGGACCTGTTCGCGCCGGCCAACATCTCGCCGCTGGTCGCCTATCTCGCCAGCGAGAAGTGCCCGCTCACCGGGCAGGTGTATGCGGTGCAGGGTGGTGCCATCTCGTTGTTGAAGGGCTGGCATGACGTGGAGACCATCGAGACCGACGAGGTCTGGGAGATCGACGATATCGCCGCACGTCTGCCGGGAGCCTGA
- a CDS encoding MaoC/PaaZ C-terminal domain-containing protein has translation MTDTLEFDDAGLDTWTEDDRFEVTRERIAEYAAATNDPIAAHRAGDIAPPVFAIVPVFEAMMMPTVDVLPVELVPRVVHGEQDFFFHRPIRPGDKLVSRGKMIGYEGLDNGTRAAILVECRTEDGELVNEQYVTCFVRGFNAGKKIGTLTPSHKFDEGLRANAPIAKVNQHVDLDQTFRYSPASGDPMPIHLDEEVARDAGLPGIIAHGLCTMAFTSWAVLTEVADSDVARLKRLAVRFSKMVLPGDDLETRIWKQSSADAVTTYAFETSRAAAGELAITDGLAVIAD, from the coding sequence ATGACCGACACGCTGGAATTCGACGACGCGGGACTGGACACCTGGACCGAGGATGACCGATTCGAGGTCACCCGGGAACGCATCGCGGAATATGCTGCGGCCACCAACGATCCGATCGCCGCGCATCGGGCGGGTGATATCGCACCGCCGGTCTTCGCGATCGTCCCGGTCTTCGAGGCCATGATGATGCCGACAGTGGACGTGCTGCCAGTGGAACTGGTGCCGCGAGTGGTGCACGGTGAGCAGGACTTCTTCTTCCATCGGCCGATCCGGCCGGGCGACAAGCTCGTGTCGCGGGGCAAGATGATCGGGTACGAGGGCCTCGACAACGGGACCCGCGCAGCGATCCTCGTCGAATGCCGCACCGAGGACGGTGAGCTCGTCAACGAGCAATACGTGACCTGCTTCGTGCGAGGGTTCAACGCAGGCAAGAAGATCGGCACGCTGACTCCGTCACACAAGTTCGATGAAGGGTTACGGGCGAACGCGCCGATCGCGAAGGTGAACCAGCACGTCGACCTCGACCAGACGTTCCGGTACTCGCCCGCCTCAGGTGACCCGATGCCGATCCACCTCGACGAGGAGGTGGCCCGCGATGCGGGCCTACCGGGCATCATCGCGCACGGTCTGTGCACCATGGCGTTCACCTCGTGGGCAGTGCTGACCGAGGTGGCCGATTCGGACGTAGCCCGACTCAAGAGGCTGGCGGTGCGGTTCTCGAAGATGGTGCTCCCGGGCGACGACCTGGAGACCAGGATCTGGAAACAGTCGAGCGCCGACGCTGTGACGACGTACGCCTTCGAGACCAGCCGGGCCGCTGCCGGCGAACTGGCGATCACCGACGGTCTCGCCGTCATCGCCGACTAG
- a CDS encoding SRPBCC family protein codes for MGHIEATRELAASPEALWDIISNPNTWGQWFTVHDKWLDEPPATLTAGARLTAKIVMLNMANKIEWAVKSVDAPTSLALGGTGMAGVKADFTFTIEPVGTGSRFTVAGDFEGALVKGALAKAVEKDGAKQLDKTLAKLDELAAAAV; via the coding sequence ATGGGACACATCGAAGCGACACGTGAGTTGGCGGCCAGCCCGGAAGCGCTCTGGGACATCATCTCCAACCCGAACACCTGGGGTCAGTGGTTCACCGTTCACGACAAGTGGCTCGACGAGCCGCCGGCAACCCTGACCGCGGGAGCCCGGCTCACCGCCAAGATCGTCATGCTCAACATGGCCAACAAGATCGAATGGGCGGTGAAGTCGGTCGACGCACCCACGAGCTTGGCGCTCGGTGGCACCGGAATGGCCGGCGTGAAGGCCGATTTCACGTTCACTATCGAGCCGGTCGGAACCGGATCGCGCTTCACCGTTGCCGGCGACTTCGAAGGTGCCCTCGTCAAGGGGGCGCTGGCCAAGGCAGTCGAGAAGGACGGCGCCAAGCAGCTCGACAAGACGCTGGCCAAGCTCGACGAGTTGGCAGCGGCAGCAGTCTGA
- a CDS encoding lipid-transfer protein has product MANRVFVIGVGMTKFEKPGRREGWDYPEMAQEAGSKAIEDAGIDFEHIDQAFVGYVYGESTSGQRALYELGMTGIPVVNVNNNCSTGSTALYLAAQSIRGGLAECALALGFEKMQPGSLGSTFNDRAQPMENHFLALAEISEVLFPPAPWMFGAAGREHMKEYGSTAEHFAKIGYKNHRHSVNNPYAQFQEEYSLEDILAAPMIYDPLTKLQCSPTSDGSGAAILASEAFVDRHGLAGQAVEIVGQAMTTDFTNTFDGTCKALIGHHMNVEAARRVYDQAGLGPDDFQVIELHDCFSANELLLYEALGLCGEGEAHKLIDSGDTTYGGRWVVNPSGGLISKGHPLGATGLAQCAELTWQLRGTADKRQVSDVTAALQHNIGLGGAAVVTAYQRAER; this is encoded by the coding sequence ATGGCGAACAGAGTGTTCGTGATCGGCGTGGGAATGACCAAGTTCGAGAAGCCTGGCCGTCGGGAAGGGTGGGACTACCCGGAAATGGCGCAGGAAGCCGGCAGCAAGGCGATCGAGGACGCCGGAATCGACTTCGAACACATCGATCAGGCTTTCGTCGGCTACGTCTACGGCGAATCGACGTCGGGGCAGCGCGCGCTCTACGAGCTGGGGATGACCGGTATTCCGGTGGTCAACGTCAACAACAACTGCTCGACCGGATCAACGGCCCTCTACCTTGCTGCGCAATCCATTCGCGGCGGCCTCGCCGAGTGCGCGCTGGCCCTGGGCTTCGAGAAGATGCAACCGGGATCGCTGGGTTCGACGTTCAACGACCGGGCCCAGCCCATGGAGAACCACTTCCTGGCGCTCGCCGAGATATCCGAGGTTCTGTTCCCTCCGGCGCCGTGGATGTTCGGTGCTGCTGGGCGCGAGCACATGAAGGAATATGGCTCCACCGCAGAGCATTTCGCCAAGATCGGTTACAAGAACCACCGGCATTCGGTCAACAACCCCTATGCGCAGTTCCAAGAGGAGTACAGCCTCGAGGACATCCTTGCCGCGCCGATGATCTACGACCCGTTGACCAAGCTGCAGTGTTCACCCACGTCGGATGGCTCAGGTGCGGCGATTCTGGCCTCTGAGGCATTCGTCGACCGGCACGGACTCGCCGGACAAGCCGTCGAGATCGTCGGCCAGGCGATGACCACCGACTTCACCAACACGTTCGACGGAACCTGCAAGGCGCTGATCGGCCATCACATGAATGTCGAAGCGGCGCGGCGAGTTTACGACCAAGCGGGGCTGGGTCCTGATGACTTTCAGGTCATAGAACTGCATGACTGTTTCAGCGCCAACGAGCTGCTGCTCTACGAAGCCCTCGGCCTGTGCGGCGAAGGTGAGGCCCACAAGCTCATCGATTCCGGTGACACCACCTATGGCGGCCGGTGGGTGGTCAACCCCTCGGGTGGCTTGATCTCCAAAGGTCATCCCCTTGGCGCCACCGGATTGGCGCAATGCGCGGAGCTGACCTGGCAGCTGCGCGGGACCGCGGACAAACGGCAGGTGTCGGATGTGACTGCCGCCCTGCAACACAACATCGGCCTTGGCGGCGCGGCTGTCGTGACCGCCTACCAGCGCGCTGAGCGCTGA
- a CDS encoding TetR/AcrR family transcriptional regulator gives MPDAPRTQLERTAAMRSRLLAATVECLVAYGYAGTTTHRIAAIAGVTRGAQGHHFKSKEQLVVTAVEHLAEQRIQAVVREHGRLRDSPDIAGSVLELLWETHQGAVFVATMELWAASWTDDVLAAHIARVEPRVNGTIVDAIAQFLPGRVPKKDLRNAIFTAMDALRGILVASLADRNQLRARHRWERAALYLRPELSRALLGD, from the coding sequence ATGCCCGACGCGCCCAGGACGCAGTTGGAGCGAACCGCGGCAATGCGATCGCGTCTTCTCGCTGCCACCGTGGAATGTCTTGTGGCATATGGCTATGCCGGCACTACCACACACCGGATCGCGGCCATCGCCGGTGTTACGCGCGGCGCCCAAGGGCATCATTTCAAATCAAAAGAGCAGCTCGTGGTGACGGCAGTCGAGCATCTCGCCGAACAGCGGATCCAGGCAGTCGTCCGTGAACACGGCCGTCTGCGCGACAGTCCCGACATCGCCGGCAGCGTGTTGGAGCTGCTGTGGGAAACCCATCAGGGCGCGGTATTTGTTGCGACGATGGAACTTTGGGCTGCATCTTGGACCGACGACGTCTTGGCCGCGCATATCGCGCGGGTCGAGCCGCGCGTCAATGGCACCATCGTCGACGCGATCGCCCAGTTCCTGCCGGGCCGGGTGCCGAAGAAGGACCTACGCAACGCAATCTTCACCGCCATGGACGCACTGCGCGGAATTCTGGTCGCCAGCCTGGCTGACCGCAATCAGCTTCGCGCACGCCATCGTTGGGAGCGGGCCGCCCTGTACCTGCGGCCCGAGCTCTCGCGTGCGCTGCTCGGGGATTGA